The Liolophura sinensis isolate JHLJ2023 chromosome 6, CUHK_Ljap_v2, whole genome shotgun sequence genomic sequence TAAGGGGAAGTTCTCCGAGAGTTCCGCTGTGGCATTTCATGTTCCGCGGATTGATTTCCCGACTCCGGAAAAACGTCCCCCTGGTCAGGTGTGGTTGTTTTACGCGTGGGAGTCGCCAGCTTACGTGACTTTACTGCCAGAGACGTGGCGACACCAATTCAACTGGAGTCTAACTTATCACTTCAAGTCCGATTATTATATGCCGTTTGGAACCTACGGGAAGCGACTTAACTCCTCCGCGCGAAACTGGACAGCCGTGGTAGACGGAAAATCCAAACCCGTCGCATGGTTTGTTAGTAACTGCAACTCCAAAAGCAAACGTATGGAATACGTCAAGAGAATGTCCAAGGTCATACCTGTGGATATTTGGGGAGGTTGTGGTGATAACAAGTGTGGCTATGACGAGCGCGAAAAGTGTATGTCTATAGTCAATGAAACATACAAGTTCTACCTCGGATTCGAAAATTCGTTTTGCGAGGACTACATTGCAGAGAAGCTCTTTCGTTACGCTAtgtatgatgttgttgttgttgttagagGTGGCGGAAACTATGGTCAAGTGGCGCCACCAAACTCTTACATCAACGCTGCTGATTTTAAAAGTCCCGAAGACTTAGGGCAGTATTTAAAATACTTGGACCAAAACAAAACtgagtatattaaatatttgcaaTGGAAAAATGATTATTATGCCGAAGAATTTACACTGGAACAAACTCTGTGGTGTGATATTTGCAGGGATTTGAACAATGCCTCAGCACACCAACAGGTGATGGATCCTTACGATCTTTGGTTCAGTGGAAATGCTTGCTGGGAACCCACCGATCTTTGATCAATGGACACTTTTAAAAGAGGCAGCACACCCAAGTACAACGCCATAGGTCTGATCTCATAACTGTTCCTCGTACTGTGGCGCGTGATCTTGCGACTAGCGGATGGCCCTGGATAATAGAATAGtcacaaaatctgaacacatcAACCACACTTACATGATAGCAGTATAAACTCTTCGTGGCATGACTTGCGCTCAGACGCTGCtatgcatttgtttacatgatCGAGTTGTGCTGATgcattttaaaacctttaacAGTTATACCACTAGACTATCCGCTCGAAGCGAGGTCACGTGAAGCAGGCGTTTGTGGGAGACTAATCTCAGTGCTCCTTTCGAAAAGAGACAAACCTGGTAGACGTGGCACTTGGAGTTTAGTGTTGTTGACAAGTGTGCAATTCGGGTCGAAGGTTAAATCTCACACAGGGGAACGGGTCAAGCGTCATCGTATCAGGTGTCGTGTCATCATCCCTCCTCTATTCTAGACGAGTTCGATGACCGACCGACGATGGACACCTGTGTCGAGTACAAAGCAATCTAACCtacttttacatatatgtgaGTTTCACTATTCAGTGGGTCATATTTCTGTCTTCCATACATTCCAATACCATGATAAGTTCAAAATGTTTCGTAGATCGGTAGAGTTAGTCTTTCAAAATATGATAGCTACAGCAGATATTCTCAATGCATAATAGAAGTTTATGGAATTATGCAGAAGGAGGATGctaccatactccttacaacgcATGTGTCGCTATCGACGCTCGATTTACATCgttgccaccactagacaagtttgacctttacagcctgtgagacgcacgtaggcttaTTTAGGTTTAGCCTCATCAGTTGTGTCTTCAAGTGgaaatatttaatcagcattctaataacaaataaaattgtttcaggttttggacagaatcatgttgtgcatactttaaataaagagaatgcatgtgtataaattaaGTATTAtcagaaacaaaggttgagacggaatGTTTGTGTTCTCTCACACCATTCCccttggtggcagtgatgtaaagcaaacgtAGAGAGTCACGCACACTGCGCGCTGTGAGGAAAATGAGATGCTGTTTGTTTGCGTACATTGAAAGCATGTTGCTTGATGCGCCAGGCTAATGAGAGCACATAATAAGAGCCTTCTTCTGCGTGAGTCTAGAGACTTTGATATGTATTCCTCTGGTAgactgttttacatgttttgcACAAATATTACATGCATCATAGGTGCAAATAAATGCGTAGATATTCATGTCTAGTTCTTATGCGCGGCTAGAAATAAGAAGCACACATGGGCTTATGCCAAGAGTaaattgtatacatttatggcTGCTATTCTTAAATGGgccattttcattttactgTAAGCACATTCCCCACACTAACTGGCTTAAAATGTCTAATACTTTTTGAGACACGGGGAAAAGATATGAATATATTCAAGGCAGCGAGGATGGTTTCGTCAATGGTAATATTTGTACAGATGACACATATGCAGCCTATTTTTGAATACTGCATACGGCGTTTGTCAGTCACTTTCATTGCCAATACCTGGGATTCCGTCTGTATCCTAATCACAGCTAATACtactatgtatgtatttactatTTCTcatgtatttaaagaaaaagCCACATAACGTGTAGCTCATCGAATGGCCATGCATGTTGTTGCACCCCTTGAGACAAATGGAATGTATCTCTCTAAAGGCTAGACATGCGCAGTTCGGGTAATCGGGCAATTGGGTGCAAGATTTGCTTCCGATCTGAAgtgtgaaggagcactgattgggtaatactgccacacagacgtATTAGGTTGTTCATACACTATAAATATCTGCGCTGCTATTTTGCACAGAGTTAAACTGCATCAGAAtcttgtctgttttggatagaactgaaaattaTTTGCCCAGTGTTACAACCAACTCACTGGAGGTTACCaatgtaacaaaatgctatgaccaCTTCCAGCAACCATTTCTCACAAAAATCGTGATCATGCTTGATTTTTTTGATATGTTATATAGAAAATTTCAAGCTGCATGAGGTTGTATGCCATTTTACCACTCGAAAGTCATGGAATATATATTGAAGTTGAAGGTGTCACATCGTCTGTATTCTCAGTTCCAGCTAGAGTTGCCTCCCTTCGTATTCCACATTATTTCACTAAgccaatatatgtaaatttctttTGATGAATGGAGTATACGGCGGTCATATCTAGCATGATGATGCGTCTTTCTTCATTATAAAACAGCTACTGCACGTTGGAGATTGGACTAGCATGACATATTGGTTGTCGACAGGTGCATGCTCGTTGTACATGTCTCGAGacgtgatatatttatttatttatttatttgatatgtgttttacgccgtacagtcaagaatgtttcactgatacgaAGAAAAAAAGGCCACTTTTTTCACTGTTAATTCACACGCGCTGGTTTAAGTAGCCACCGTGTTTGTTAAAATTGTACGCCTAGGGCATTCTCTTCATGACTAGTCATTATACCCATggcaattttgtttttgaattctAGTAAATATGTTAAATTCCGTAAGTGTGGATAGATGTTGGTGTTTGTAGTCTGTATATATCACACTTAGCTTAACACAGGCAAACCATTGTGTATCTGTGTGTCGAATCAGGGTTATTGGAGGCGTTATCATGCCTCTTTCCACAAGGAGTGGGAATTGCACTAAGTTAACCCTCACTCTCCAATAACTAAACCAACGACAGGTCATTAAGTTCCATTGACGGTTTAATGACTTTACGATCCACAGTTGCATGGAGAATGGAATGGTAAAAGTCTACAGAAAAGACAGAAAAGCAACAGTTTATCAGTAACAGAACAACACGATTGTCAGCCAGTCAGGTTGTTTACATTCGGTAACATCCACCAATACCTGGTATCATATGAGACTTTGAGTGACATCCCTGTATTAATAAATGGAATACATTAAACACGTCACACTGAAAATACGTACAGTCACATTACTCATGTATGTATCACTACGCGTATGTGAAGCAGAGTTTATGATTACATTGTGTACTTTAGGTCCTACAACGTAGTTTTTCAATATTTCCTTTTACCATGTgattatacatttttatgtgcCACATTTACTCAACTAAACTGTACACATGGACAATAAAACAGCTTTCATCATAAGCGGAAATTATTCTAGTTCGAACGGTGTCAAAGTTCCGCTACCGCGTGGTGAATCGGTATAATGACACCGCTGTGAACTACGAGCAATTCACGACAAATTACAgtctgtcagtgttaaatccAAAAGGCAGGATGAAGAAATCAGACTTTTCATCTCCGTAGTTGGGTAAAAATGGAGCAATATTAATAAGTAAAGAGTTCGAAGCTATTTATCATACATTTTATATCCTGTActacttcctctccggccgtacgtgggaaggtctgccagcaacctgcggatggtcgtgggtttccccctgggctctacccggtttccacccaccataaagctggccgccgtcgtataagtgaaatattcttgagtacggcgtaaaacaccaatcaaataaataaataaataaatatcctgtACTATTAGATGGATGACAAGGGCTGTCCTAATGGAAATACAATTACTAATACATATTGCACAAGGCCTCTAAACAACACAACAGTTAAATTTTAGGCagttcagtttaatttttttccgGTAAGTTTTAGAAATAAATCTGGTAATAAAGTTGTAAACACGGCCAGCTAATAGATGCTGAATTTGAGGAAATGACAATTTATGCAAGTTTCACATAATTACACTTATCTCCTGCTCATCTCCACATATCCTTATCTTGTACTTACACTTTACAAATAAACAGTGTAGGAGAGTGTCACGTCCTCTCCTTGTTAAAACAGCCCCTTATAAGTCATTTTGTTTCCTGAAACTTTTTTCCTGTGTAattttgacgtttttttttttttttttgttttttttttacagttccATTTTTTAAGCCATTGAAAATTTAGACTGGGGCGGTTTTCTGACCCCGAGATCAGGGaatgatcttagacttaagtcaactattgtaaaataaatttcggCTTAATGAAATATATCGAGTTTTAATTTTGACGTAAATATAAGATCGCTGTCGTGATCCCGAGCCAGTACTTCTGTTGTTAACTTGATAAGACGACTTCGCGACAAaacgatattttatttattaaaaatggCGCGTCACaataaatgttgtgttgtggAATTGTCGTGCAACTTGATGGCGTGACAGAGCGATGGCAGCGATGGACATCTATACTATTAGACTTTGACTTTAAcgattttaaatatgtttttttttaaaatatatgtatatacgtcGCTGAGGCATGTTCCGCCCTTCTATGACCCATTACTCGGCACAGTGGCCTCATTGATCCTTGCTACACATTAGGTGTCTAGGGGCGAAAGAATTTACATTGACCTAACCACACCCTGTGTATTTAATCCAGGTGAGCGGAGCTTAAAGACACATAATAACGCCCCTCTTCAATTCACCGTTATACGTTATAGGGCTATTAAAATTGCTGCTCCACGTGCAGTATATAATGATATGCTTCTGTGATCGATTGATCAGTTTGTCGCATTGCGGATCGACGTTTAAGAAGCTATCTGCATTTAAACACATGCAGTTCAACAGCACTTCAGAATGCTCCAGTGAACGTCAACTAGtggcaatatatatgtaaaaagaaACATATAGGAAATTGTAGTAAGGCTTCATCGAGAGTCGAACGTGCTAACGTATAGGCGTCGCTGAAATGGTGAGTATAGCATCTAGCATTACTATGTGGCGTAATCTAAAACATGTTAAACACACAGGTTCATCAGTTAAATCTGGTAATACTTTCAATACTTTTAAGCTTGTCTAATAAAGGAGGTGTGTCATGGGAGTGAGGTGTTCCTAAATTGAGCTTTTATCTATACCTTAAACTGAGATTTGTCTATACCATCAACTATACCGTAGACTGAGCTTGTGTTTGTACAAAAAACTGAGCTTTTGTCACAAGAGGGCAATATGTGATCACATGTGCGTGGTATGTGACTACAAGAGAATAGTATGTGACCACAAGTGTGTAGCATCTGGCCACAAGTGGGCAGTATCTGACCACAAAAGGGTAGTATGTGACCACAAGAAGGTAGTATGTGACCACAAGAGGGTAGTATGTGACCACAAGTGGTTAGTATCTTATCACGGGTGGGTAGTATGTGCTCAAAAGAGGGTATTATCTGTTCACAAGTACGTAGCATGTGATCACAAGTGGGTAATATGTGACCACAAGTGGGTAGTATCTAAACACAAGTGGCTAGTATGTGATCAAAAGAGGGTAGTATGTGATCACATAATTCCCACTTGTTGTCAGATACTAACCACTTGTGGTCATAAACTAATCACAAATGGTGAGATACTGCCCACTTGTTGTCAGATATTGTCCACTTGTATTGAGATACTCCCACTTGTTGGGAGATAAAGCCCACTTGTCAGATACTGCCCACTTGTTGTGAGATACTTCCCACTTGTGGTGAGATACTGCTACCTTGTGGTGAGATACTGCCCACTTGTTGTCAGATACTGCCCACTTGTGGTCACAGAGTACACACCTGTGATCAGATATTACCCACATGTCATTAGACACCATCCCAATGGAATAAGATACTGACCTGTTTGTAGTTACCatcaatattttaaacataccAGGGCGAAACCCTTTTAAGAGCTTTGATCGTTTTCTCCTGTACGTATAGTAACTTAACGTAGGAATTGGTATCTAACGTTTAAAACTATCCATGTTTCAGGTCTGAGCAACTAACGGAGGAGCAAATTGCAGGTATGGTAGCGTtgtcttattttatattttctgtatagTGTAAGGACGGATAAAGCAATAatagcacacatgtatatgacgaTTAAGCCAGAGCATTTTATAACATATCGTATATTACATTATGTAATAAAGCAGCCGATGTTtttgatattatatatatatatatatatatatatatatatatatatatatatatatatatatatatatattattatatatatatatatatatatatatatatatatatatatatatatatatatatatatatatatataagcctatacGTCTGATTTATTGCATTAGATTTAGCTGATTATGTTTCCGCAGGGATTGCCCGATGACGTGTGTTTGCAATTTCTAGGCTGCATAGTCGATCGTGTGTATCAATCTTACACAATTAGAGCCTAATGAATGTATAGGGATCATTCATGTGTGTAATTGTAACCTTTATATAAAACATGGCAGATGACTTAATTGGTTGTCCAGACATGTCAGTAAGGCAAACGTGGAAAGCTGACAGGAGGCGAGTTATATACATCTACTTACTTCTTATCTGATTTAAATGTATTGAAATGATAGTTGTATTCTGAGGTCTGGTTTATTCTACTTTACTGACAAGCTAGTATTACTCATCAAGCTGGCCTCTTCGAACCGATTAACCTCACAGTGGcgcatttttatttcacaaaaacattattACTGAATGTGGTGTTAATTTTGAATAAAAAGATAGTTAGGGTCCTATTATAGAGGGTGTTTTCAGTGTTGATATGCTTGGTAGTAGACCTACTCTTGAGCTGAAATTACCCTTTTTGCCTTTGCTGAATGTATTGTAAATAAGTATTGTGGGAATGATAACTTGTTAAATTTGGTGAGCATGTTTCAATGGTTGAGTATTACGCAAATAGGGCATACGAAAACAATTCTTGCGGCCTAAAATCTCATAATGTGAAGTAAGAAAAAGGCGTGGACGGTTAAAAACTTGTCGAAGAATTCGGATATCCTGACCATAAGCTGGATCTTGAAGCGGATGCATCGCTAGTATAGTTACCATAGATGTCCATGAAGGAATGTCTAACAAGTCACAGATGAGCACGGTCATGTCGTGCCATATTTAGGCCTAAGTTTTTCTTATATGGCACAAAGCAACTGACAAGTGCTTTCTTCACTGTACAAATGAATGTTGGTCCTATCTTGTATTAAGGAAGAAAATCCTCGTTTCAAGGTCCACATAATAGATTTACTGTATGGCTATTTGAACAACTGAATGTTTGAATTCAGCAGACGACGAATACCTGAGACCGAAAGACAGTCGCGTCATGGCTACGTCAGTCTGATGACGTCATCTTGCTTCCAAACAGATGAAAGGGTCGTTCCCGGATAACTTAAAAGGATAGACTTTACGGGATGGACCAATGAATTTGCTTGGTTAAATCCAGCTGTATCACGTTCGACTTTACCGCTTGAGAATCTGTCGTGTGTTTGGCGTGATAGTTTTCTCTAATTTCTTCTCGCATGGTCCTATGACTTAAACCTGACTATCATCACATATTTgggagcacagcgtaaaacaaacatgtaaaaaaagaa encodes the following:
- the LOC135466305 gene encoding alpha-(1,3)-fucosyltransferase fut-1-like, with the protein product YGKRLNSSARNWTAVVDGKSKPVAWFVSNCNSKSKRMEYVKRMSKVIPVDIWGGCGDNKCGYDEREKCMSIVNETYKFYLGFENSFCEDYIAEKLFRYAMYDVVVVVRGGGNYGQVAPPNSYINAADFKSPEDLGQYLKYLDQNKTEYIKYLQWKNDYYAEEFTLEQTLWCDICRDLNNASAHQQVMDPYDLWFSGNACWEPTDL